In Methanothermococcus thermolithotrophicus DSM 2095, one DNA window encodes the following:
- a CDS encoding DUF1616 domain-containing protein yields the protein MDKKIEKFLTIILSILLIASILTTVYLIHAPKVGERFTEFYILNENLKAYDYPTNLKYNENATIIIGIRNLEYRPMNYTVLVFLSNKTYDYNDTVYLDQVNNWNGFLSYNYALSKKVHLIHHNETVLIPLNFSINKTGVHKIEFILLDESSELGLKKVYRELHLWTNVSKDENKSLI from the coding sequence ATGGACAAAAAAATAGAGAAATTTTTAACAATTATATTGTCAATTCTACTTATTGCGTCCATTCTTACAACCGTATATCTTATTCACGCTCCAAAAGTGGGGGAAAGGTTTACAGAGTTTTATATATTGAATGAAAACCTAAAGGCATACGATTATCCAACCAATTTAAAATATAACGAAAATGCCACAATAATTATAGGGATAAGAAACCTTGAATACCGACCTATGAACTACACTGTTTTGGTATTTTTATCTAATAAAACATACGATTACAATGACACAGTATATTTGGATCAGGTGAATAATTGGAATGGATTTTTATCTTACAACTATGCCCTTTCAAAGAAAGTTCATTTAATCCACCATAATGAAACAGTGTTGATACCTTTGAACTTCTCAATAAACAAGACGGGGGTTCATAAAATAGAGTTTATCCTACTGGACGAATCTTCTGAATTAGGTTTGAAAAAAGTATATAGGGAGTTACATCTTTGGACGAATGTATCAAAAGACGAAAATAAAAGTTTAATTTAA
- a CDS encoding MoxR family ATPase: MNVFQNIRNELKKNIVGMDGVIRDLFMCLISNEHILIEGLPGLAKTTMAKSFAKCINLKFSRIQGTPDLIPSDLTGGDIYKLQSGTFEFMEGPLFANLVLVDEINRMSPKTQSALLESMEENSITVGKKTYNLPKPFIVIATQNPVEFEGTYSLPVAQLDRFMMKLSLDYLDEEDELNVLKLKTMEIEEEVKPIVNKEILNSICDEVKKIHVSLPILTYIRDIVVATRKDDRITLGASTRAGVHLLKVARAHAYLDGRTYVIPDDVKNNVLKVLSHRLVVDYEEESSTEEILKDIVNNVEVPKGDFR; the protein is encoded by the coding sequence GTTATTCGCGATCTATTCATGTGTTTGATATCAAATGAGCATATATTAATTGAAGGGCTCCCAGGTTTGGCAAAAACCACAATGGCAAAATCATTTGCAAAATGTATAAATTTAAAGTTTTCTAGAATACAGGGGACACCTGACTTAATTCCTTCAGATCTTACCGGAGGGGATATTTATAAGTTACAATCTGGAACATTCGAATTTATGGAAGGTCCATTATTTGCTAACCTTGTTTTAGTGGATGAAATAAACAGAATGTCTCCAAAAACCCAATCTGCATTGTTAGAAAGTATGGAAGAGAACAGTATCACGGTCGGTAAAAAAACATACAATTTACCAAAACCTTTTATCGTTATTGCCACTCAAAACCCTGTAGAGTTTGAAGGTACCTATTCACTGCCAGTTGCTCAATTGGATAGGTTTATGATGAAATTATCCTTGGATTATTTGGATGAAGAGGATGAATTGAATGTACTAAAATTAAAAACCATGGAAATCGAAGAAGAAGTTAAACCGATTGTAAACAAAGAAATATTGAATAGTATTTGTGATGAAGTGAAAAAAATTCATGTTTCTTTACCAATATTGACCTACATAAGGGACATAGTTGTTGCAACAAGAAAAGATGATAGAATAACATTAGGGGCAAGTACAAGGGCAGGTGTTCATTTATTAAAAGTAGCAAGAGCTCATGCCTATTTGGATGGTAGAACATATGTAATTCCAGATGATGTAAAAAACAATGTTTTAAAAGTTCTTTCTCATAGGTTGGTAGTTGATTATGAGGAAGAGAGTTCAACAGAAGAAATATTAAAAGATATTGTAAACAATGTAGAAGTACCAAAAGGTGATTTTAGATAA
- a CDS encoding DUF58 domain-containing protein codes for MDKTLYNKILLVTALIFYANGYILSNLYPTLLGAFIFIYSYFTEKMFHKNLMIFKASPVKYSLIEQNPNDPTLFKSVGSQKSRPFSGDLVSNNIKLKEHHPSIILFKLYSKNIIPYMLFKSNNGTIKVINEKLDENMEYMEYFVEVTPHRKGELNILLEGNIFDKMELNSHYYSKSFVFQVMPSVEGLKHSIEKEAMLNSTIKFITEPEIDELKKYEFGEDVKRIDWKKSICINELIVRKMTYRGDSPIYYILDAGYSMRKSVDENKNKINYVTDILMSFLKSSDSENDQHLFIHDDYRILKSIYLEKNKLKNIMEKELLNLKPILLDKYYPSPITLYKDNKNKDFILHSYLSKSKKGCFGIFECAKRLIKMNAGTVMIFTDLDTNISPFLKSVNMLTRKGFKIIVYAVYSPSLNIKEHEIDEEILKLLYDHYLSRKKVIKNLRNKGITVVDLTCNDKIDNILKKLRRRKHV; via the coding sequence ATGGATAAAACATTGTACAATAAAATACTTTTGGTAACTGCATTAATTTTTTATGCCAATGGATATATTTTAAGTAATCTATACCCCACCCTACTGGGAGCATTTATATTTATATACTCCTATTTTACAGAAAAAATGTTTCATAAAAACCTCATGATTTTTAAAGCCTCTCCTGTTAAATATTCCCTAATCGAGCAAAATCCTAACGACCCAACCCTTTTTAAAAGTGTTGGATCCCAAAAATCAAGACCTTTCTCAGGGGATTTGGTTTCAAATAATATAAAATTAAAAGAACATCATCCTTCAATTATTCTTTTTAAACTATATTCAAAAAATATAATCCCATACATGTTATTTAAATCGAATAATGGAACAATCAAGGTGATAAATGAAAAACTTGACGAAAACATGGAATATATGGAGTATTTTGTTGAAGTAACACCCCACAGGAAAGGAGAGTTAAATATCCTGTTGGAAGGAAATATATTTGATAAAATGGAATTAAACTCCCACTATTATTCTAAATCATTTGTATTTCAAGTGATGCCATCAGTTGAAGGATTAAAACATAGTATTGAAAAAGAGGCAATGTTAAATTCAACAATTAAATTTATTACAGAGCCTGAAATTGACGAATTAAAGAAATACGAATTTGGAGAGGATGTTAAGAGAATAGACTGGAAAAAATCCATATGTATCAACGAGTTAATTGTAAGAAAGATGACTTACAGAGGGGATAGTCCTATTTACTATATTTTAGACGCAGGATATAGTATGAGAAAAAGTGTTGATGAAAATAAAAATAAAATCAACTATGTAACTGATATTTTGATGAGTTTTTTAAAGAGCTCGGATAGCGAAAACGATCAACATCTTTTTATACACGACGATTACAGGATATTGAAGTCAATATATTTGGAAAAAAACAAGCTAAAAAATATAATGGAAAAGGAATTATTGAATCTCAAACCTATTTTATTGGATAAGTATTATCCTTCGCCTATAACACTATACAAGGACAATAAAAACAAGGATTTTATACTCCATTCATATTTATCTAAAAGTAAAAAAGGATGTTTTGGAATTTTTGAATGTGCAAAACGACTTATCAAGATGAACGCCGGGACTGTAATGATATTCACAGATTTGGATACAAATATATCTCCCTTTTTAAAAAGTGTAAATATGTTAACTAGAAAGGGATTTAAGATAATAGTGTATGCTGTTTACTCCCCATCTCTAAACATTAAAGAACATGAGATAGACGAAGAAATTTTAAAACTACTTTATGATCACTACCTAAGTAGGAAAAAAGTCATTAAAAACTTAAGAAATAAAGGCATTACTGTTGTTGATTTAACATGTAATGACAAAATAGATAACATTCTTAAAAAACTAAGAAGGAGAAAACATGTATAG